One part of the Acetonema longum DSM 6540 genome encodes these proteins:
- a CDS encoding plasmid mobilization protein, translated as MSNCPFCGRPTIGRARICESTECAKRQQDSWFDGQISVPDGFLTAADFAKERGISRQMVTRNCTNGKYPGAFQDPQSGRWYIPDDAASSGKVGRPPVLDRRKARQPIKATDAEWKGIVEKAAVTGLPVNEYMIRKALDKPINKKK; from the coding sequence ATGTCTAATTGTCCATTTTGCGGCCGGCCGACCATCGGCCGCGCCCGAATATGCGAGTCAACAGAATGTGCCAAGCGACAGCAGGATTCATGGTTTGATGGCCAGATTTCAGTTCCGGACGGATTTCTTACGGCAGCCGACTTCGCGAAGGAAAGGGGAATATCCCGTCAGATGGTGACTCGAAACTGCACGAACGGGAAATATCCTGGAGCCTTCCAAGACCCGCAGTCTGGCCGCTGGTATATCCCCGATGACGCTGCCAGCAGTGGAAAGGTTGGCAGGCCGCCGGTACTGGACCGGCGAAAGGCCAGGCAGCCGATAAAGGCCACAGACGCCGAATGGAAAGGGATTGTCGAAAAGGCAGCCGTAACGGGACTGCCGGTAAATGAATACATGATTCGAAAGGCTCTCGACAAGCCTATCAATAAGAAAAAATAG
- a CDS encoding helix-turn-helix domain-containing protein: protein MAIKYYKLLDMLQRQGISKGQFAEITGLSSATVAKLSGHKTVNIEIIDRVCKTLNCQPGDIMEYIDE from the coding sequence ATGGCAATAAAATACTATAAGTTATTGGATATGCTGCAGCGGCAGGGAATATCGAAGGGCCAATTCGCCGAAATAACCGGTCTTTCAAGCGCCACTGTGGCTAAGCTATCAGGACATAAAACAGTCAATATAGAAATCATTGACCGTGTCTGTAAAACCCTCAACTGTCAGCCCGGTGACATCATGGAGTACATAGACGAATAA
- a CDS encoding ATP-binding protein has protein sequence MDRVGLEPGNLVITVGLPLSGKSILARRCAESGPKIVVVCPDTIRLALHGSQFVGSAEPFVWAIAQTMVRTLLKEGYTVIVDATNTTVERRRIWVQMSKEFGKRVAIYHVDTDYATCCARNQRHGRLDSAIIDRMHRQFEPPAKAEGDIFTAAQVEKYLDESTDDCDVTDR, from the coding sequence ATGGATAGAGTGGGCTTAGAACCAGGCAACTTAGTTATCACTGTCGGACTGCCTTTGAGCGGTAAGAGTATATTAGCGCGGCGGTGTGCAGAGTCTGGCCCCAAAATTGTTGTCGTGTGCCCGGATACAATTCGTTTGGCACTGCATGGTAGTCAGTTTGTGGGTAGCGCAGAACCGTTTGTATGGGCTATCGCCCAAACCATGGTCAGAACCCTTCTAAAAGAAGGATATACCGTTATCGTTGATGCAACAAATACAACGGTAGAGCGGCGCCGGATTTGGGTGCAGATGTCCAAAGAATTCGGCAAGCGGGTAGCTATCTATCATGTGGATACTGATTATGCAACTTGTTGCGCGCGAAATCAGCGGCATGGGCGACTGGATTCGGCGATTATTGACCGTATGCATCGACAATTCGAACCGCCTGCAAAAGCGGAAGGTGATATCTTTACGGCAGCACAGGTCGAGAAGTATCTGGATGAGTCAACGGATGACTGTGACGTCACTGATAGGTAA
- a CDS encoding acyl carrier protein yields MTVFESIQEIIMNQTKCNMADVTIEADLVRDCGCDSLDLLEIVLEVEDKYNIDVTEESAGKWKTVRDLVEHVKKAAGIDE; encoded by the coding sequence ATGACTGTGTTCGAGAGCATTCAGGAAATCATTATGAACCAGACGAAATGCAATATGGCGGATGTGACTATTGAAGCCGATCTGGTTCGGGACTGTGGCTGTGACTCATTAGACTTGCTGGAGATCGTCCTAGAAGTAGAAGACAAGTACAATATCGACGTGACTGAGGAATCGGCCGGCAAGTGGAAAACCGTCCGAGATCTTGTGGAGCATGTGAAAAAGGCGGCAGGAATTGATGAGTGA
- a CDS encoding AbrB/MazE/SpoVT family DNA-binding domain-containing protein has product MKATGIVRELDDLGRIVIPKELRRIYGIDTGTPIEIFTDNDKIILRKYSQVCAACNHPEVVKEIGHIGLCQKCVGQVKQ; this is encoded by the coding sequence TTGAAAGCGACAGGAATTGTAAGGGAACTGGATGATCTCGGAAGGATCGTAATACCCAAGGAATTGCGGCGAATTTACGGCATTGATACTGGAACGCCAATTGAAATTTTTACTGACAACGACAAAATAATTCTCCGCAAGTACAGCCAGGTGTGCGCCGCCTGCAATCATCCCGAGGTTGTGAAGGAAATCGGTCATATCGGTCTGTGCCAGAAATGTGTTGGCCAAGTAAAACAATGA
- a CDS encoding prohibitin family protein: MKKSLILGVCGVFLIIILLFGMITTIETGERGVITRMGKLHGIMDEGLNFKLPFIDSVKKMSIREQNFPLSLEVSSKDMQTIKVDVSLVYAVNPGEIGTIYQRFGTEYQTILVSPTLAETVNSMVAEYPIESFVERRQEISARIKAVFVEKTTGNGLVVKDLLITNHDFSDEYNHAVEAKKIAEQGVLTARYNKERVALEAEAQKTKHTSLSPMVLQEMAINKWDGKLPAYWGGNTLPMLNLNK, translated from the coding sequence GTGAAAAAATCATTAATTTTGGGAGTGTGCGGGGTCTTTTTAATCATCATTTTGTTATTCGGCATGATAACAACAATTGAAACCGGTGAACGCGGGGTAATAACCCGCATGGGCAAGTTACATGGGATCATGGACGAGGGCTTGAACTTTAAACTGCCGTTTATCGACAGTGTGAAGAAAATGAGCATCCGAGAACAGAATTTTCCTCTGTCCTTGGAGGTATCTAGTAAGGACATGCAGACAATTAAGGTGGATGTGAGTTTGGTTTATGCCGTGAACCCCGGTGAAATCGGAACAATCTATCAAAGATTTGGCACTGAATATCAGACTATTTTGGTGTCGCCGACGTTGGCCGAAACTGTTAACTCCATGGTTGCGGAATATCCGATTGAATCATTTGTGGAACGGCGCCAAGAAATTAGCGCCAGGATTAAGGCAGTATTTGTTGAAAAAACGACTGGCAACGGTCTAGTTGTCAAGGATCTCTTGATTACTAATCATGATTTCAGCGACGAATATAATCATGCAGTAGAAGCCAAGAAAATCGCAGAACAGGGAGTTTTAACGGCACGGTATAACAAGGAGCGGGTTGCCCTGGAGGCTGAGGCTCAAAAGACGAAGCATACCAGCCTGAGTCCGATGGTATTACAGGAAATGGCGATTAATAAGTGGGATGGAAAGCTGCCGGCTTATTGGGGTGGCAATACGCTGCCGATGCTGAACCTGAACAAGTAG
- a CDS encoding helix-turn-helix domain-containing protein codes for MDQVPQQIERKELIVQALNASRRISQAAIKLGVTERHLRRLIEKYKINSRWH; via the coding sequence ATGGACCAAGTACCGCAACAGATTGAACGAAAAGAGCTCATTGTCCAAGCACTGAATGCCTCAAGGAGAATTAGTCAGGCCGCGATTAAACTCGGCGTCACAGAGCGGCACCTTCGGAGGTTGATCGAAAAGTACAAAATCAATAGCCGCTGGCATTAA